The nucleotide sequence CAGCTCGCGCGGTACCGGCACGGGCGCGTGCTGTTCGCGGGGGACGCGGCCCACCGGCAGATGCCCATCGGCGGGCAGGCGCTCAACCTCGGCCTCCAGGACGCCTTCAACCTCGGGTGGAAACTGGCCGCCGAGGCCACGGGGCGCGCCCATCCCGACCTGCTCGACAGCTACCACGCCGAGCGGCACAGCGTCGGCCTGCGGGTGCTCGCGGCCATCGAGGCCCAGGCGCTGCTGCTGCTCGGCGGCCCGGAGGTGGAGCCGGTACGTGCCCTGATCACCGACCTGATCGGCGGCGAAGAGGTGCGCACCCACCTCGCCGCCACGATCAGCGGACTCGACATCCGGTACGACGTCGGCGGCCCCGCCCACCCGCTCGTCGGCGCCCGGCTGCCGCACACACCGCTGGCCGCTTCGGCGGCGGGCTGGTCCAGCAGTACGCAGGCGCTGCGCGCGGGCCGGGGGCTGCTGCTCGGCCCGGCGGGCGCCCCGGACCTCGGGGCCGTCCTCGGCGGCCGTGCCGTCCCCTTCGCCACGCCCGCCGCCCCGGACTCCGGAACGGCCTCCGGGACGGTCTCCGCGCCGGACCGCGCCGGCTGGACGCTCGTACGGCCCGACGGCCACGTCGTATGGGCAGGTACGTCCGGCACACCGCGAGGGGAGGGGCTGCCGGCGGCACTCGACCGGTGGTTCGGCCCCGCCTGACCGTCTCGCGCCCGCCGGGCCCGCTCGCCCCCGCAGCCCGGCCGCGCGTACCCCGTACCCCCCCGCAGACCGCACCCGGAAGGAACCCCCGCCATGCCCTTGATCTCGCCCGACGACGGATATCTGACCGTGTTCAACCTCTTCGAGACGGACACGGTGCCCCTCCAGGACGACGTGCTCGACGCGATGCGCGACATCATCGACCACGCCGACTACCCCGGCTGGATCTCCTCGACCCTGCACGCGGGCGTCGACGAGCCGGGCACGGTCAACTACATCCAGTGGCGCAGCGCCGCCGATCTCCAGGCGCGCTACGAAGGACAGAAGTTCCAGCGCAAGACCGTGCCGCTGTTCCACAAACTCGCCCGGACCGTGCGGCTGTTGAAGACCGAGCTCGCCTTCACCCAGCACCACCCCGCACTCGGCGGGGACATCGAGATCTCGCCGGAGCGCGACGACTACACCGTACTGATCGTGTTCGACACGAAACCCGAGGACCAGCGGGAACTGCTGGACACACTCGCCAAGCCGGACGAGTGGATCACCACGGTGCCCGGCTACCGGTCGCACACCTACTTCCGTGGTGTGGACGGCAGCTTCGTCGTCAACTACGCCCAGTGGGACAGCAAGGAGCTGTACGACGCCTTCCACAGCCTGCCCGAGGAGGACAGGCCCGCCGACATCCGCGACGGCAGGCACCGGGCCCGCTCGCTCGTCACCAACCGCCAGGCCAACACCTACCGGGTGACCCACTCCCGGTCGGCGAAGGGCTGACCGGCATGGCACCCGAGGCAGCGACCGCGCAGGACGCCGACGACACGGACGTCATCGTCGTCGGCGCCGGACCGACCGGGCTGACACTCGCCGGTGAACTGCGCCTGGGCGGGGCGCGCGTGACCGTCGTGGAGCGGCTGGCCGCACCCACGGGGCAGTCCCGTGGCCTGGGCTTCACGGCCCGCGCCATGGAGGCGTTCGACCAGCGGGGCCTGCTGCCCCGCTTCGGGCAGGGCGACACCCTCGACATCAGCCCCGTGGGCCACTTCGGCGGCGTGCGGTTCGACTACACCGTGCTGCCCGGCGCCCACTTCGGCGCCCGTGGCATACCGCAGTCGCTGACCGAGTCCGTCCTGGAGACCTGGGCAACCGGCCTCGGAGCCGAGATCCACCGCGGCTGGGAGTTCACCCAACTGCACGAGGGAGCAGGCCCGGACGACACCGCGGTGGTCATCACCGTACGAGCCCCCGAAGGCCCCCGACGGTTGCGCGCCGGCTATCTCGTGGGCGCCGACGGCGGGCACAGTCCCGTACGCACGGCGGCCGGGATCGCCTTCCCCGGCACACCGGCGTCCCGTGTGATGTACCTCGCCGACGTGGTGGGCCGCTCGCTGCGCCCCCGGCCGCTCGGCGAACGCCTGGAGCACGGCATGGTGATGGCGGCGCCGCTCGGCGACGGGGTGGACCGCATCATCGTCTGCCCGGACGGCGCCCCGCCACGCGAGGACGCGGCGCCGGTGACCTTCGCCGAGGTGGCGGCGGCGTGGCTGCGGCTCACCGGCGAGGACATCGCCGACGCCGGTACCCAGTGGGTGAGTTCGTTCACGGACGCGACCCGTCAGGCGGCCGCGTACCGGCGCGGGCGCGTCCTGCTGGCGGGGGACGCCGCCCACGTCCATCTGCCGGCCGGCGGCCAGGGGATGAGCACCGGCATCCTGGACGCCGGCAACCTCGGCTGGAAACTCGCCGCCGTCAGCCGGGGCACCGCGCCCGAAGCCCTGCTGGACACCTACCACGACGAGCGCCACCCGGTCGGCGCCCGGCTGCTGGTGAACACCCGCGCCCAGGGAACGGTCTTCCTCGGCGGCCGGGAGTCCGACCCGCTGCGTGCCCTGTTCGCCGAACTCATCGCGTACGACACCGTCAAGCGGCATCTCGCCGGTGTCGTCAGCGGGTTGGACATCCGCTACGACCTCGGCGCCGACCACCCGCTGGCCGGCAGGCGCGTCGCGCACCGCGTCCTCGTCGGGCCGGGCGGGGAGACCAGCACCACCCAGTTGCTGCGTCCCGCGCGCGGTGTCCTGCTCGACCTCGCTGACGACGCTGCGGTACGGACCGCGGCGGCGCCCTGGGCCGACCGGGTGACCGTCACCACGGCGGCCCCCAAGCCACTCGACGACCAGGACGACGAACTTCGCGGGCTGAGCGCCCTGTTGATACGCCCCGACGGCCACGTCGGCTGGGTGTCGACGGCCCCGAG is from Streptomyces sp. NBC_00370 and encodes:
- a CDS encoding antibiotic biosynthesis monooxygenase family protein, whose product is MPLISPDDGYLTVFNLFETDTVPLQDDVLDAMRDIIDHADYPGWISSTLHAGVDEPGTVNYIQWRSAADLQARYEGQKFQRKTVPLFHKLARTVRLLKTELAFTQHHPALGGDIEISPERDDYTVLIVFDTKPEDQRELLDTLAKPDEWITTVPGYRSHTYFRGVDGSFVVNYAQWDSKELYDAFHSLPEEDRPADIRDGRHRARSLVTNRQANTYRVTHSRSAKG
- a CDS encoding FAD-dependent monooxygenase produces the protein MAPEAATAQDADDTDVIVVGAGPTGLTLAGELRLGGARVTVVERLAAPTGQSRGLGFTARAMEAFDQRGLLPRFGQGDTLDISPVGHFGGVRFDYTVLPGAHFGARGIPQSLTESVLETWATGLGAEIHRGWEFTQLHEGAGPDDTAVVITVRAPEGPRRLRAGYLVGADGGHSPVRTAAGIAFPGTPASRVMYLADVVGRSLRPRPLGERLEHGMVMAAPLGDGVDRIIVCPDGAPPREDAAPVTFAEVAAAWLRLTGEDIADAGTQWVSSFTDATRQAAAYRRGRVLLAGDAAHVHLPAGGQGMSTGILDAGNLGWKLAAVSRGTAPEALLDTYHDERHPVGARLLVNTRAQGTVFLGGRESDPLRALFAELIAYDTVKRHLAGVVSGLDIRYDLGADHPLAGRRVAHRVLVGPGGETSTTQLLRPARGVLLDLADDAAVRTAAAPWADRVTVTTAAPKPLDDQDDELRGLSALLIRPDGHVGWVSTAPSGEGLTAALHHWFGPPAPTAPQTKDV